A genomic region of Colletotrichum destructivum chromosome 1, complete sequence contains the following coding sequences:
- a CDS encoding Putative serine/threonine-protein kinase, active, whose amino-acid sequence MLQTHGGPHNNATDTHHDEPRGRSRTPTTQLQLPKNRSTGNLAVITDNNTGRGRMRFSFDAGSVTEAGDAMPRSSIVTDHDHGLGLSGLRRIRQQPSSRAPSNPASRSSSIGLSRSTSMTTLLANTSGMPFSTHPSSPNFSEDLSRFPSESLHSFSFAHQSEEYIHNRQNVLKRSIEFMKDRMGWSVSPSNVGLASAQARASGDVETQNMLDLLARAQLVGAGNLPSLDQSLLGPLTGPPQVSGENLFEADFVPRTSSPEPLQSPSTSPTATHFKTPFPREDTARKPDQHETPKPPVDDTESESSSRTPTNESGTTAKTSPPPSRRLSLKRTLTDTLPVSVHQQLMDTMAQPYLANQEMAASSTTAHPLSPGNMPSALGPAVHGHSTRWVPAAQAIFTTESKPPWTIIAANDLACLVFGVTKAEVRKMGILEVVQEERRAWLEKKLLQMDPEDTIKEAEDIPQTTVPPPTPPTSSLLGGRGGITAQLLSKPNSRSQPPKAVARKAQTVHSGDPNPPKLRGNSRHQSSRSRGVLLCGDVVPIQKRNGATGSASLWVKEKRVGLIWVLEEIHEDVAQIELDDEGIIQKISGATAPIWGFESLKPGVDVGKLIPRIPRQGIDPRTGEVDFAQIARRRYFTCPNPAKVNIPCTVEQVRGKTELRVSSFPHIAGIIVVDPETLKIQSSNSVFCGALFGYEKPDGMGIDSLVPDFEKILHILTREDGVQLQDGIVVPEHSFRRASAILGLRENRPDAAASFLRPDGLPGKHRDGSELKIDVQMRVVRSAKQSTIIQETVIEDEDEDKGGNNHDDSFSILHSEVVFALWITYSRHMHAARSGLGVTSASASGTTTPLHQPSPGQTPAHTPLEISSDSDEPKPRASSSSTASAITKQLKEVAMTAAAKLTGGPRSEKKQEKPSVPQVVEPAQQKKSIEDFQIIEDMGQGAYGQVKLAKYKTTQKKVVLKYVTKRRILVDTWTRDRKLGTVPLEIHVLDYLRRPDLRHPNIVEMESFFEDDVNYYIEMVPHGLPGMDLFDYIELRSNMEEAECRSMFVQVAKAIGHLHTKALVVHRDIKDENVILDGEGHIKLIDFGSAAYIKNGPFDVFVGTIDYAAPEVLAGKPYGGKEQDVWALGILLYTIIYKENPFYSIDEIMDRDLRVPWTMSDESIDLIRCMLNRDVAARYDIKQVLEHPWCQEVDEED is encoded by the exons ATGCTACAGACGCATGGGGGTCCTCACAACAATG CCACCGACACACATCATGACGAGCCTCGAGGAAGGAGCCGGACCCCGACCACCCAGCTGCAGCTCCCCAAGAACCGAAGCACCGGGAACCTCGCCGTCATAACCGACAACAAcacaggccgaggccgaatGCGCTTCTCCTTCGATGCCGGCTCGGTCACGGAGGCCGGCGATGCGATGCCAAG ATCCTCCATCGTAACCGATCACGAccatggccttggcctctCCGGATTGCGTCGAATTCGACAACAGCCCTCGTCGCGAGCCCCTTCGAACCCCGCATCTAGAAGCTCCTCCATCGGCTTGTCGAGGTCAACGTCTATGACAACACTGCTCGCGAACACTTCCGGCATGCCCTTCAGCACGCACCCCTCATCGCCCAACTTTTCTGAGGACCTCTCCCGCTTCCCTTCCGAGTCGTTACactccttctccttcgcGCACCAGTCCGAAGAATACATACACAACCGACAGAATGTCCTCAAGCGATCCATAGAGTTTATGAAGGACAGGATGGGATGGTCCGTCTCGCCTTCCAACGTCGGACTCGCGAGTGCTCAGGCGCGCGCGTCGGGCGATGTCGAGACCCAGAACATGTTGGACCTGTTGGCTAGGGCACAGCTCGTTGGAGCCGGCAACCTCCCATCCCTGGACCAGTCCCTTCTCGGACCTCTGACGGGCCCTCCACAAGTATCGGGCGAGAACTTGTTCGAAGCAGACTTCGTTCCGAGAACATCGAGCCCCGAACCTCTGCAGTCGCCCAGCACGTCCCCTACCGCGACCCATTTCAAGACACCCTTTCCCCGAGAAGACACCGCAAGGAAGCCGGACCAGCATGAGACGCCAAAGCCTCCCGTGGACGATACTGAGTCGGAAAGTTCGAGCCGAACACCCACGAACGAGAGCGGAACGACGGCCAAGAcgtctccgccgccatcccGGCGACTCAGCCTGAAGCGGACACTGACGGACACCCTCCCGGTCTCGGTCCATCAACAGCTCATGGACACCATGGCGCAGCCGTACTTGGCGAACCAGGAAATGGCCGCATCATCCACAACCGCACATCCCCTATCTCCAGGGAACATGCCAAGCGCGCTTGGCCCAGCCGTGCACGGCCATTCGACGAGATGGGTTCCCGCAGCCCAGGCCATCTTCACGACGGAGTCCAAGCCGCCGTGGACCATCATTGCAGCCAATGATCTTGCCTGCTTGGTCTTCGGCGTCACCAAGGCAGAGGTCCGGAAGATGGGCATTTTGGAAGTGGTCCAAGAAGAGCGGAGGGCCTGGCTGGAAAAGAAACTGTTGCAGATGGACCCCGAGGATACCATCAAGGAGGCAGAAGACATTCCACAGACGACGGTACCTCCACCGACCCCTCCCACCTCTTCGCTTCtgggcgggcgagggggcATCACCGCCCAATTGCTGAGCAAGCCTAACTCGCGATCGCAGCCACCGAAAGCCGTTGCACGGAAAGCTCAAACCGTACACAGTGGGGACCCGAACCCTCCCAAACTTAGGGGAAACTCTCGGCACCAGAGCAGTCGATCCAGAGGGGTTCTCTTGTGCGGCGACGTGGTTCCAATTCAGAAGCGAAATGGTGCCACCGGCTCCGCAAGCCTGTGGGTGAAGGAGAAGCGGGTTGGTCTCATCTGGGTCCTCGAGGAAATCCACGAAGACGTGGCGCAaatcgagctcgacgacgaaggcaTCATCCAAAAGATCTCTGGTGCCACGGCGCCGATTTGGGGCTTTGAGTCACTGAAGCCCGGAGTCGACGTCGGTAAGCTGATACCACGCATTCCTCGGCAAGGCATCGACCCTCGCACCGGCGAGGTCGATTTTGCGCAGATTGCCAGACGCAGGTATTTCACATGCCCGAACCCGGCCAAGGTTAACATCCCTTGCACTGTCGAGCAAGTTCGGGGCAAGACAGAGCTGCGCGTCTCAAGCTTCCCGCACATTGCAGGGATCATTGTTGTGGATCCCGAGACTCTCAAGATCCAGAGCTCAAACTCGGTATTTTGCGGTGCCCTGTTCGGCTACGAAAAACCCGACGGTATGGGCATCGATTCGTTGGTCCCCGACTTTGAGAAAATCCTCCACATCTTGACAAGGGAGGACGGCGTGCAACTGCAAGACGGAATCGTGGTGCCGGAACATAGTTTCCGCCGGGCGTCGGCGATTCTGGGTCTTCGGGAGAACCGACCAGATGCTGCAGCCAGTTTCTTGCGACCGGACGGATTGCCGGGCAAGCACAGGGATGGTTCGGAGCTCAAGATTGACGTCCAGATGCGCGTGGTCAGGAGCGCAAAGCAGTCCACGATCATCCAGGAGACCGTCatcgaggatgaggatgaggacaaGGGCGGCAACAACCACGACGACTCATTCTCGATCCTTCACTCAGAAGTGGTATTTGCCCTTTGGATCACCTACTCCAGGCACATGCACGCCGCTAGGTCCGGTCTCGGTGTGACGTCGGCGTCCGCCTCTGGAACGACAACTCCCTTGCATCAGCCGTCGCCTGGGCAGACGCCCGCACACACGCCACTCGAGATTAGTTCGGATTCCGATGAACCCAAGCCCcgagcgtcgtcgtcgtcgaccgcgtCGGCCATCACCAAACAACTCAAAGAAGTCGCCATGACGGCCGCCGCGAAGCTGACAGGTGGACCGCGgtccgagaagaagcaagaGAAGCCCTCGGTGCCAcaggtcgtcgagccggCCCAGCAGAAGAAGTCAATCGAAGATTTTCAGATCATCGAGGACATGGGCCAGGGTGCCTACGGCCAAGTCAAATTGGCCAAGTACAAGACGACGCAGAAGAAGGTGGTTTTGAAGTACGTGACGAAACGgcgcatcctcgtcgacacgTGGACGAGAGATCGCAAGCTAGGCACTGTTCCTCTGGAGATCCACGTCCTCGACTATCTGCGACGCCCCGACCTGCGCCATCCGAACATTGTCGAGATGGAGTCCTTTTTCGAGGATGACGTGAATTACTACATCGAAATGGTCCCACACGGGCTGCCGGGCATGGATCTGTTTGATTACATCGAGCTCCGGAGCAATATGGAGGAGGCCGAGTGCCGGAGCATGTTCGTCCAGGTCGCCAAAGCCATCGGTCACCTGCACACGAAGGCGCTGGTGGTCCACAGAGacatcaaggacgagaacgtgatcctcgacggcgagggccacATTAAGTTGATCGATTTCGGCAGTGCAGCATACATCAAGAACGGCCCCTTTGACGTCTTCGTGGGCACCATTG ATTACGCTGCGCCCGAAGTGCTCGCAGGCAAGCCATATGGAGGCAAGGAGCAAGATGTTTGGGCGCTTGGAATTCTGCTCTACACCATCATATACAAGGAGAACCCGTTCTACAGCATTGACGAGATCATGGACCGAGACCTGCGCGTCCCGTGGACGATGAGCGACGAGAGCATCGATCTGATACGGTGCATGCTCAACCGGGACGTTGCTGCACGATACGACATCAAGCAGGTCCTCGAGCATCCGTGGTGCCAGGAGGTCGACGAAGAGGATTGA
- a CDS encoding Putative F-box domain, leucine-rich repeat domain superfamily, F-box-like domain superfamily: MTDATEYTAAPTPMEVVDEQSPGLSTPASKTKGRHRVLCGVQRMSSSPSLSRSGRMRSHSNPQRGRGNVSCVSLAGPSTSGTSFSGDSYFPTGATASGYASASSSVPGTPSSEVIQFVGIDGRLAIRRVDNVFPTSQSPGPQTIGLPSDLRTTSKPQVANPTIPKRGFNFWENMPHEMRVHVFSYLTPKELVRASRVSKAFHKICFDGQLWTSFDATEFYQIIPAESLARIIVAAGPFIKDLNLRGCVQVEHYKRAEVVVKACKNLVNATLEGCRNFQRNTLHSLLRSNDKLANLNLTGLTAVTNMSCKIIAESCPQLEMFNVSWCVHMDARGIKAVLEGCPRLKDLRAGEVRGFDNLEVADTIYKTNNLERLVLNGCAELNDRALKIMVHGEDPEIDILTDRPVVPPRKWRHLDLSRCSRLTTPGVKALGHNVPDLQGLRLSGCTALTDAALEPIFASAPRLTHLEIEDLSDLTNSLLSEHLAKAPCAPWLEHLSISYCENLGDSGVLPVVKNCVNLRAMDLDNTRISDLVLAEAAYMVSNRSRSTSAKPKPRVGLHMVVYDCQNVTWAGIREVLFRNAQTKPSMSEVGKFAYSAEAISLKCFYKFQMTVDEHTKRVLRGDLPAANRLERRWADYMQANEEAGTTGAGHRRRRRRAREAQILHADEEEGGNGGRRRGRTVGSCTIM, encoded by the coding sequence ATGACCGACGCCACTGAATAcaccgcggcgccgacgcccatGGAAGTAGTTGACGAACAGAGCCCCGGTCTCTCGACGCCTGCCAGCAAGACCAAGGGACGCCATCGGGTGCTCTGCGGCGTGCAACGaatgtcctcctcgccctcgctgTCCAGGAGCGGCCGCATGAGATCTCACAGCAATCCTCAACGCGGGCGTGGAAATGTCTCCTGCGTGAGCTTGGCAGGGCCTTCGACCTCGGGAACATCTTTCAGCGGCGACTCTTATTTCCCCACAGGAGCGACGGCATCCGGTTACGCGAGCGCCTCGAGTTCGGTCCCAGGAACGCCGTCGAGCGAAGTCATTCAGTTCGTCGGCATTGACGGCCGTTTGGCTATCCGACGAGTCGACAACGTCTTTCCTACCTCGCAGTCACCAGGTCCCCAAACCATTGGGCTTCCATCCGACCTGAGGACCACGAGTAAACCCCAGGTCGCAAACCCGACGATCCCCAAACGTGGCTTCAATTTTTGGGAGAACATGCCACACGAAATGCGCGTGCATGTCTTCTCCTACCTTACACCTAAGGAGCTCGTACGCGCTTCACGTGTCAGCAAGGCGTTCCACAAGATCTGCTTCGACGGACAGCTGTGGACATCGTTTGATGCCACGGAGTTCTACCAGATTATCCCGGCCGAATCACTCGCCAGaatcatcgtcgccgccggcccaTTCATCAAAGACCTGAACCTCAGAGGTTGCGTCCAGGTCGAACACTACAAGCGGGCCGAGGTGGTCGTCAAGGCCTGCAAGAATTTGGTCAACGCCACGCTCGAGGGCTGCCGCAACTTCCAGCGCAACACGCTGCACAGTTTGTTGAGAAGCAACGATAAGCTTGCGAACCTGAACTTGACTGGGCTGACGGCAGTGACCAATATGTCATGCAAGATCATCGCCGAGTCGTGCCCGCAGCTAGAAATGTTCAACGTATCGTGGTGCGTGCATATGGACGCGCGAGGAATCAAGGCAGTGCTCGAAGGATGTCCCAGACTCAAGGACCTGAGGGCTGGAGAAGTTCGGGGGTTCGACAACCTTGAAGTCGCCGACACCATTTACAAGACGAACAACCTCGAAAGGCTGGTATTGAACGGCTGCGCCGAGCTCAATGACCGCGCCCTCAAGATCATGGTTCACGGAGAGGACCCCGAAATAGACATTCTTACCGATCGACCTGTCGTGCCCCCGCGGAAATGGCGCCACCTCGATCTCAGCCGCTGCTCCCGACTGACAACCCCTGGTGTGAAGGCTTTGGGGCACAACGTCCCAGATCTGCAGGGCCTGCGGCTGTCCGGATGCACAGCACTTACAGACGCCGCCCTAGAGCCCATCTTCGCCTCCGCCCCGCGCCTTACGCATCTCGAGATCGAAGACCTGTCGGACCTTACAAACAGCCTTCTATCCGAGCACTTGGCCAAGGCTCCCTGCGCGCCCTGGCTGGAGCATCTCTCCATCAGCTACTGCGAGAAtctcggcgacagcggcgtgCTCCCGGTCGTCAAGAACTGCGTCAATCTGCGTGCCATGGACCTCGACAACACCCGCATCAGCGACCTCGTCCTTGCCGAGGCGGCCTACATGGTCAGTAACCGTTCCCGGAGCACCTcggcgaagccgaagccACGAGTCGGCCTTCACATGGTTGTCTACGACTGCCAAAACGTCACCTGGGCCGGCATCCGCGAGGTCCTCTTCCGCAACGCCCAGACAAAGCCCTCCATGTCCGAGGTAGGCAAGTTCGCAtactcggccgaggccatcagcCTCAAGTGCTTCTACAAGTTCCAGATGACGGTCGACGAGCACACGAAGCGCGTGCTGCGGGGCGACCTTCCCGCCGCCAACCGTCTCGAGCGCCGCTGGGCCGACTACATGCAGGccaacgaggaggccgggACCACGGGAGCCGGCCACCGACGCCGCAGGCGCAGAGCCCGCGAGGCGCAGATACTacacgccgacgaggaggagggcggcaacggcggccgacgacggggccgCACCGTCGGTTCCTGCACCATAATGTGA
- a CDS encoding Putative RNA polymerase II nuclear localization protein Iwr1, giving the protein MSAPPQLIHIKRKRGDEDAPVTYLQLEPGSKRHLAGSSWVYQRRLAKATARSAAAAAAQHAAAHRKPIIQTSKPGDEIANPDRPPNSNIQPASSSHARSAANAAPGAQSPTLPAEAPSQRPTNPSVEPRRFHMSRSAMSSPSGSTILKAGGVSKRGRYGTAVFVERGKKKNARRALDKLGADGKAVALASGDINTKEEDKPAPKKPLAKRPPRPAAPNVDAERKPMPSTAPTQDLTKIAADMDQWVLHEIGLNLKAMENRPAPPAAASPSRFKPKAPVKRFAERHPELARELDGADRDEEMAEASGGDEESSDDDYVIEVYELAPLEPVLAEIPPEEIGVLRFDTQEDMELFYGNEDDDSDLDDDEDENAENHYTADYPEDEVDSEDEYDRHAYLFRNANASDEEEFDFRDQASDDDDDKYAMEGDEKRDEDDVFQDKIRRYIRQHGAH; this is encoded by the exons ATGTCTGCCCCTCCTCAACTGATCCACATCAAGCGGAAGCGGGGGGATGAGGATGCGCCGGTTACCTACCTTC AGCTTGAGCCGGGATCCAAAAGGCACTTGGCCGGCAGCAGTTGGGTCTACCAAAGACGCCTAGCAAAAGCCACCGCCAGgtccgccgctgccgctgccgcccagcatgccgccgcccaccgcAAGCCCATCATCCAGACGTCgaagcccggcgacgagattGCCAATCCCGATCGCCCTCCCAACTCCAATATCCAACCCGCATCGTCGAGCCATGCGCGATCCGCAGCGAACGCAGCGCCCGGCGCGCAGTCGCCAACACTGCCAGCCGAGGCACCGTCACAGCGCCCAACGAACCCTTCCGTCGAGCCGAGACGATTCCACATGTCCAGGTCGGCCATGAGTTCCCCCAGCGGCAGCACGAtactcaaggccggcggcgtctcCAAGCGCGGACGCTACGGgaccgccgtcttcgtcgaaaggggaaagaagaagaacgcgCGGAGAGCgctcgacaagctcggcgcggacggaaaggccgtcgccctcgcctctGGGGACATCAACACCAAAGAGGAAGACAAACCGGCGCCCAAGAAGCCCCTCGCGAAACGCCCGCCCCGGCCCGCGGCGCCCAACGTCGACGCGGAGCGCAAGCCCATGCCCAGCACCGCGCCAACCCAGGACCTCACCAAAATAGCCGCCGATATGGACCAGTGGGTCCTGCACGAGATCGGTCTGAATCTCAAGGCCATGGAAAACcggcccgcgccgcccgccgccgcgtcgccgtcccGCTTCAAGCCCAAGGCCCCGGTCAAGCGCTTCGCCGAGCGGCACCCCGAGCTGGCGAGggagctcgacggcgccgaccgggacgaggagatggccgaggcgagcggcggcgacgaggagagcagcgacgacgactacgtCATCGAGGTGTATGAGCTGGCGCCTCTGGAGCCCGTGCTGGCCGAGATCCCGCCCGAGGAGATTGGTGTGCTCCGCTTCGACACGCAGGAGGACATGGAGCTATTTTACGggaacgaggacgacgattccgacctcgacgacgacgaggacgagaatg CCGAGAACCACTACACGGCAGATTaccccgaggacgaggtaGACTCCGAGGACGAGTACGACCGGCACGCCTACCTCTTCCGCAACGCAAAcgcctcggacgaggaggagttcGACTTCCGCGACCAggcctcggacgacgacgacgacaagtaCGCCAtggagggcgacgagaagcgcgacgaggacgacgtgtTCCAGGACAAGATCCGCCGGTATATCcgccagcacggcgcccACTGA
- a CDS encoding Putative AMP-activated kinase, glycogen-binding protein, with protein sequence MVSVTITYKKPGTQPPLFVAGSFSDPQWQPQEMQFTTEDGGEHTFHKSIEVPPSSQIQYKFRVGLGDWWVLNEDAPTVTDASGNRNNVLAAPESQEDKQLNGDDAEQAAKVSESMEVSKSTTAQLPSQHESKPKVLDHLKDGDRQRLSSTPIEEVADTAAEVADSAAKLDAEEDTTRLAPLPKNVHHLKDEERKRLSSTPIEQVASVAAEVADSAQELDADEDVDERDALDDSPPPLFAHEALGPYEPSASDNEDDDSKRIDHHGTVDYDVDKYDLNDPTLERWPSNRNGIIDAVRKVETGRNEDQTFSHGAPVSPVIGSRRVSLDHYYEEAVLSSGPSSPGSTKRLELPRKSHGSMVSDRSLLSLGSIAEEDKETPNAEEANRENDGLVRVPSPAIRPTPNAFTSPASDEDEGVVMKGSKAKPVKSSEKAGPDSPGINGESNGRVSRDLSPKAQPTQPASSGSRVESPEQLAESSHAQDDSQSKSVAFDPSGEASTTGRDDGHKGQIKKRGASSTERPGTPSSIHSVTDSKGGWLQAFFRVLFVDWIGSLFSRLFGTKRKAMLVTSTAAIVVGVAWWKVAMGGDLSWAGRWI encoded by the exons ATGGTTTCCGTAACAATCACGTACAAGAAACCAGGCACCCAGCCTcccctcttcgtcgccggctcTTTCTCAGATCCACAATGGCAGCCTCAGGAAATGCAGTTCACTACTGAGGACGGCGGAGAACACACCTTTCACAAGAGCATTGAGGTACCGCCTAGCTCGCAGATCCAGTACAAGTTCCGTGTTGGTCTGGGAGACTGGTGGGTTCTTAACGAGGACGCTCCTACAG TGACCGACGCATCTGGCAACCGAAACAACGTCTTGGCAGCTCCAGAATCTCAAGAGGACAAACAGCTGAacggtgacgacgccgaacAGGCCGCCAAGGTCTCCGAAAGTATGGAGGTTTCCAAGTCTACCACTGCTCAATTACCCTCCCAGCACGAGTCGAAGCCCAAGGTGTTAGATCACCTGAAGGATGGGGACCGGCAAAGACTCTCATCGACGCCAATTGAAGAAGTCGCGGATACTGCCGCAGAGGTCGCGGACAGCGCCGCGAAGCTTGACGCTGAAGAGGATACCACGCGTCTTGCGCCGCTCCCCAAGAACGTGCATCATCtgaaggacgaggagcgaAAGCGTCTCTCTTCCACGCCCATCGAGCAGGTTGCCAGCGTGGCCGCTGAGGTTGCCGACAGTGCCCAGGAGCTGGATGCTGACGAG GACGTTGATGAAAGAGATGCATTGGATGACAGCCCCCCACCTTTGTTTGCCCACGAAGCTCTCGGACCTTACGAACCTTCGGCCAGTGACAACGAAGATGACGATTCCAAGAGAATTGATCACCACGGCACAGTGGATTATGACGTCGACAAGTACGATCTGAATGACCCGACGCTGGAGCGCTGGCCCTCGAACCGTAATggcatcatcgacgccgtaCGCAAGGTCGAGACTGGCCGTAACGAAGACCAGACGTTCTCCCACGGCGCCCCCGTCTCGCCTGTCATTGGATCGCGCAGAGTCAGTCTCGACCACTACTACGAGGAAGCCGTCCTCTCGTCAGGACCGTCTAGTCCGGGTTCTACCAAGAGGCTCGAGTTGCCTAGAAAGTCTCACGGCTCAATGGTATCGGACAGATCACTCCTGTCTCTGGGGTCAATTGCTGAAGAGGACAAGGAAACGCCGAACGCTGAGGAGGCCAACCGCGAGAACGACGGTTTGGTCCGGGTCCCGAGCCCTGCGATACGGCCAACACCGAACGCCTTTACATCTCCCGCaagcgacgaggacgagggagtCGTTATGAAGGGCTCCAAGGCCAAGCCCGTGAAGAGCTCCGAGAAGGCGGGGCCAGACTCGCCAGGCATCAACGGCGAGTCCAACGGTCGGGTTTCAAGGGATCTGTCGCCCAAGGCACAGCCGAcacagccagccagctctGGCAGCCGCGTCGAGTCACccgagcagctcgccgagtCGAGCCACGCTCAGGATGACAGCCAATCCAAGTCTGTTGCTTTCGACCCTAGCGGTgaggcgtcgacgaccggccgagatgacggccACAAGGGACAAATCAAGAAGCGTGGAGCTTCCTCGACCGAACGTCCTGGAACTCCTTCCTCGATACACAGCGTCACAGACAGCAAGGGCGGCTGGCTGCAGGCTTTCTTCCGCGTGCTGTTCGTAGACTGGATCGGTAGCTTGTTCAGCCGGTTATTCGGCACCAAGAGAAAGGC GATGCTGGTCACGAGCACGGCCGCCATCGTTGTCGGGGTTGCGTGGTGGAAAGTCGCTATGGGCGGCGACCTAAGCTGGGCCGGGAGATGGATATGA